Genomic DNA from Bartonella alsatica:
CGTGAACTGAAATATATAATAACCGTAATACCTGCCACTACGCCGCATTTCGTAAAAAAACTCTCTCTTCATTTTTTAAAGCTGTTTTTTAACATTCACAAAATGCGCCACATCATGCACTATCTTTGGCAAAGTTGAAATAATAGTTATCACAATGTCTTTACCCAAAAACAATTGTCACAACTTAAAATAACACTCCCCCTCTTTCTGATAACATGTAACCAATCCTACCTCATACAATAAATGTAAATGCCATGAAACACACACACGATTGCGATCGATCAAGAATAAAAATAAAATAGAGGATTATTAAATCTTCATGACACAACAGCGCCCAGAATACGCAAATGATTTACTTTCGCCATCGTTTTCAACAGCCCACTCATTGCATCCAAACTTACGTTTTTTTCATCAATATTCCTTAACACAAATAAAAATTTATTCTAACTAATAAAAAATCACACAGAAGACACAGAGTTGCATTACTACTATTCGTCTTGTTTCTTGATAAGATAAAAAACGAACAATTATTTAAAAAACAATGTTTTCTCTTCCCACCATTCCCCTTCAGATGATAGAGACGAGACTTACTACTGCAATCATAAAACTGCTTATAAAAACTTACAACGCGCCATTGTAACTTAATGAGCAAGTAGAGGTTTAGCTATCAACATATCAAGTATAATAACACATTTCGTAAAGGATATAATTAGGTTCTAGGCTCTATTTCTATCTTAGGTGCAATAAACAAAAACCTTATATTATAGTGCCCGCCCTCTATTTTGAAAAACCAAAGACAATACTAGCTATTATCACCATTCTCTCAATTAAACTTAAAAAACAATAATTTCTAGCGTGTGAGCGGCTTATAGTTGACACGCTTAAGATTGAGAGACTCTGCACCAAGACGAGAAACCTTATCAGCCTCATATTCGGCAAAGTTACCTTCAAACCATTCTACATGGCCATCACCTTCAAAAGCCAAAATATGCGTTGCTAACCGATCAAGAAACATACGATCGTGTGATATAATAACGGCACAACCAGCAAAATTTTCTAATGCTTCTTCCAACGCACCTAATGTTTCAGTATCAAGGTCATTTGTCGGTTCGTCAAGAAGAAGAATATTGCCTCCCTCCTTTAAAAGTTTAGCCAAATGTACGCGATTGCGCTGCCCTCCTGATAAATTTGCAACCTTCTGCTGTTGATCTGCACCCTTGAAATTAAATGCACCGCAATAAGCACGACTATTCATCTCATATTTACCCAACTTAATAATGTCATTTCCACCAGAAATTTCCTCCCAAACTGTTTTATCGCCCGCCAATGAATCACGACTCTGATCAACGTAACTCATCCGAGCTGTTTCACCGATACGTATTTGACCTGAATCTGGCTTCTCCTGCCCTATCAACATTTTAAACAAAGTAGACTTTCCCATACCATTGGCGCCAATAACTCCAACAATACCACCAGCAGGAAGCTTGAAAGAAAGAGAATCAATCAATACATGCTCGCCATATGCCTTAGAAAGATTATCAACTTCAATAACAACTTGTCCCAATCTTTCACCAATCGGTATAATGATTTGTGCTTCTCCAGGACGGCGTTCACATGCGCAGCGAACTAACTCATCATAAGCTTTAATCCGAGCTTTTGACTTTGCTTGCCGCCCTTTTGGACTAGAAGCTATCCATTCTTTCTCACGTAACAAAGCACGCTGGCGAGAAACCTCTTCACGTCCTTCCTGAGCCAAACGTTTGGCTTTCGCCTCCAAATAGGCAGAATAGTTTCCCTCATAAGGGATACCTTTACCGCGATCTAATTCTAAAATCCAACCTGTTACATTATCGAGAAAATAACGATCATGCGTAACCAAAAGCACCGCGCCGGGATATTCACGTAGATGTTTTTCAAGCCAAGCCGTAGTTTCCGCATCCAAATGGTTTGTTGGTTCATCCAAAAGTAATAAATCAGGTTTTGACAAAAGTAATTTACAAAGTGCAACACGCCGCTTCTCACCTCCTGAAAGCTTTATCACACTTTCATTGGCTGGCGGACAACCAAGAGCAACCATAGCCATGTCTACTTGACTTTCTAAATCCCAAAGGTTCTGACTATCAATAATATCTTGAAGTCGTGCACTTTCATCAGCTGTTTCCTCGCTATAATTCATCATCAACGTGTTATAACGCTCAACAATTGCCTGTTTATCCGCAACACCTTCCATCACATTGCCACGCACATCTTTGCTTGTATCAAGAAGAGGCTCTTGCGGCAAATAACCACAACGTGCTCCTTCAGAAAGCCATGCCTCTCCCGTATATTCCTTATCTAGTCCAGCCATAATACGTAAAATAGTTGATTTACCAGCACCATTTGGTCCTAAAATACCGATTTTAGCATCTGGATAAAAAGACAAATGAATATTGTCTAAAATTTTTTTATTGCCGTAAGTCTTGTTAAGTCCAGCCATATGATAAATAAATTGACGTGCCATAAATTTCCCTTTATATTTCATTACTTGAAGTGTGTTATTTTGTGCAGTATTTAAAGGTTAGGATTTTGAAAGAAATTCTTCAGCTTTTCTCTAAGCTGCGCGGCAGAAAGCGCAAATGCTATATTAAAAGCTTTCTGCTTTATATTGATATATTTTTTCTAATCTCACAAGCCCCACTACGGTTCTGAATGCAAAAAAATGCCCCTTCAAAGAGCAAAAAGCAAATCTTTTTAGCTGTACCTGAGACTTGCTATCAGACATCTTCTCTCTCTTCTATACCGCATACAACATTGTGTTCTTATCGTATTAAGCCAATTTATCAATGTAATATGATACTACCCAAAAAACCAATTCTCTATGCCCCGTCTTTTTTTGCTTTATGGGCTTTACATCATGCGGTAAAAAAACCCTTCCTTTTTTCATCAATTTTGTGTCATGGAAAACAATGGACTTCACCCCTCGCATTGTTGTGGCTCAAACTGTATTTACAAAACGACCGCCGTCTTATGGGCTCTGACGTACCAAGCTTGATGATCATGAAAGTTTTACGCCAACATGTAGCAATAAGTGACTACAGTGCTCTCCCCATTGGTACATGGTTGCATTTCGTGAAAAACTACAAAACAAATCGTAAAAACTTATCCCTCCCACTTTTTTGGCTTGATAATTACAAAAATAAGATCAATTTCCGCGAAATTATTTCAAAACTTCAAGATGAAATATAGCCTTTTCAAGATAGTATAAAAACTAAGAGTCTTCTATAGGAACATATGCATGGAAAAAAAAGCCTTAATCGTCATTGATGTTCAAAATGACTTCTTACCAGGTGGAGCACTTGCAGTGCCACAAAGCGATACCATTTTACCGGCTATCAATAATTTGATAGACCATTTTGATCATATCATTTTAACCCAAGATTGGCACCCCAGAAAACATTGTAGTTTTGCTTCTTCCTATCCTGAAAAAACACCTTATGATACAGTTGAACTTGACTATGGCACCCAAGTACTTTGGCCTGATCATTGCATACAAGGAACACACGGAGCAGAATTTCATACTTCTCTAAAAATTGAGAAGGTGCAACTCATCCTTAAAAAAGGCTATAATCAAAAAATTGATAGCTATTCCATCTTTTTTGAAAATGATCAAAAAACATCAACAGGCTTACAAGCGTATCTCAAAGAACGTGGTTTTACAAAGCTTTCTATGTGTGGCTTAGCAACCGATTTTTGTGTAGGATTTTCAGCACTTCACGCTGTCCAATGCGGCTTTAAAGTCAGCATTTTACTAAATGCTTGTGCTGG
This window encodes:
- the pncA gene encoding bifunctional nicotinamidase/pyrazinamidase, whose product is MEKKALIVIDVQNDFLPGGALAVPQSDTILPAINNLIDHFDHIILTQDWHPRKHCSFASSYPEKTPYDTVELDYGTQVLWPDHCIQGTHGAEFHTSLKIEKVQLILKKGYNQKIDSYSIFFENDQKTSTGLQAYLKERGFTKLSMCGLATDFCVGFSALHAVQCGFKVSILLNACAGIDLNGSLNTMLKTMNESGIKLLMTS
- the ettA gene encoding energy-dependent translational throttle protein EttA; amino-acid sequence: MARQFIYHMAGLNKTYGNKKILDNIHLSFYPDAKIGILGPNGAGKSTILRIMAGLDKEYTGEAWLSEGARCGYLPQEPLLDTSKDVRGNVMEGVADKQAIVERYNTLMMNYSEETADESARLQDIIDSQNLWDLESQVDMAMVALGCPPANESVIKLSGGEKRRVALCKLLLSKPDLLLLDEPTNHLDAETTAWLEKHLREYPGAVLLVTHDRYFLDNVTGWILELDRGKGIPYEGNYSAYLEAKAKRLAQEGREEVSRQRALLREKEWIASSPKGRQAKSKARIKAYDELVRCACERRPGEAQIIIPIGERLGQVVIEVDNLSKAYGEHVLIDSLSFKLPAGGIVGVIGANGMGKSTLFKMLIGQEKPDSGQIRIGETARMSYVDQSRDSLAGDKTVWEEISGGNDIIKLGKYEMNSRAYCGAFNFKGADQQQKVANLSGGQRNRVHLAKLLKEGGNILLLDEPTNDLDTETLGALEEALENFAGCAVIISHDRMFLDRLATHILAFEGDGHVEWFEGNFAEYEADKVSRLGAESLNLKRVNYKPLTR